A single window of Mugil cephalus isolate CIBA_MC_2020 chromosome 1, CIBA_Mcephalus_1.1, whole genome shotgun sequence DNA harbors:
- the LOC125005952 gene encoding serine/threonine-protein kinase WNK2 isoform X3, with protein MEPEPNSNSEAHPKPRYPPVASSQCELATNMYEAMGDGNVTPEDSEVRGGSDPSAYPSSSYQRNIHQRFIRRNLWFSDADEQTFEAPECDTRSKILNINLRTIVDRTRGTSCGVQEGSSTESQGGQKDSATESASADEDKEKGGDALNATCSDGGKTAVKAASEENEEEAEMKAVSTSPGGRFLKFDIELGRGSFKTVYKGLDTETWVEVAWCELQDRKLSKVERQRFKEEAEMLKGLQHPNIVRFYDFWESPLKGKKCIVLVTELMTSGTLKTYLKRFKVMKPKVLRSWCRQILKGLHFLHTRTPPIIHRDLKCDNIFITGPTGSVKIGDLGLATLKAASFAKSVIGTPEFMAPEMYEEHYDEAVDVYAFGMCMLEMATSEYPYSECQNAAQIYRKVTSGVKPASYNKVMDPEIKEIIGECICQKKEERYTIKDLLNHAFFAEDTGVRVELAEEDDGQKASIALKLWVEDHKKLKGKYKETGAIEFTFDLEKEVPEVVAQEMVESGFFHESDAKTVGKSLRDRVALIKWRRERTASAALVRGDGGQRIQVTASQGMSAGAPHVGQPLLLEPEEPEADQHNRLHNLPASATSVTSDGTLDSGMGSTVYSDSHSSQQSVLYQSLLEPITMATQQCQSSSRFLTNRPHSCEKGEVLGATLSPEFRTQQGAAGRRGSAPAMDFQRANYISQLHALIQHQRSISPITMLRENPSELGPTELHSGVEDSLSPGRSSPLPQLSPVTSPSTQVGSPGRRGSAPAMDIQRANYISQLHALIQHQRSISPITMLRENPSELSPSELHSGVEDSLSPGRSSPLPQVSPVTSPSTQVGSPSRRGSAPAMDIQRANKIAQLHALIQRQRSISPISTVQEHLSELSPTELHSEFEGGCSSPRSLPLLQVSPVTSPSAQSHSAGRRGSAPAMDIQRADQIALLHALSQHQRSNSPIPTVQESLSNVSPTELPSEVKDGVSCQSGLPLVQVSPVTSPSEYRRRSDTCIRSPSAASSENITLPVPNGRNGRRHSDISGLLSHNHLTMHSPGCQACLALLQWKSRPHLSSCDCKHLPPSGRSMSTSGYGQSKSSNDCSNFLALQQSLFNIIGRKTGFCHTSPTQAPLVHPLAARRPACSDGGARGHLQCGSLVGEQESPKERENRYFAREQQDTRALGVTSSTGHQNQPSVQGLPSSSTPVHTPPQYVQPGHSYAAYTGQPRSASPAPASLCSINIQHAASAASYTPQSVQQPQAVVNIATSAVPQHVKQSYQAPGHPQQQATAVSSLTFPLPVQQTSQNTVAPTQQQVQSASAYPASVQQQTATSLLPAQQPAQSCPLVSVAAGMAATVQCQPAQAPSALQKVQVSLPGQQLGQSSSTPALYGQQIPIHQEHQQPIPHNPQSSVQQTQHSGQVYIQPQLLHSQETMHTTNQKVAQPALPSQSLQCTPQQQVHVAGLQHHGQTAMQTAVLQQIQDVSHSQPHPTPTPVVQVAAYSADVAPQCYAPSLLQQTAAGQGHGLPAQSIAAPQNYGVVAPHSLSTSSRQSPAALGTQQSVPANQSILQFGQDGPEHGHSLCQSASNVPAQTLPPQQPMAQTTVHQQLQPLQISTSLPPPHPSQYPTVQVMAAVTDCESSYPLSCTAPLPSISSSLNQIFLSPCPVTPSVSPLSPLHIESTLVSPNPVSLMPSPSPVLSKVEPTSPQHQPITALLQSARSETPHTQPAFMSALTTHPLHTQTAPCQNTHPPSNGSTQLLIQNVPLQAQVSQPELLYAQPVQHAQLTQPAVFSSPVQNGADLGTATTAALLENMSQCQVPPQAQHQSQVQSQVPVLQSSDSQRAASGSGTGLTQQKPLGTVTGAAVQGPTEINMEDQAAEKHTGGQSYDSINSDATSGKEMSDGYEGTHGGKGDGKVRKHHRRSTRTRSRQEKIGRPKLSMLNVCNTGDKMVECQLETHNHKMVTFKFDLDGDAPEEIATYMVENDFILPLEKEVFIEQLKDIVDKAEDMLSEDTEGERNSDHGCSPKLCDGAGSLGTEASAPSTPQLVYQQNVLHTGKRWFIICPVDETPMLDKEKTTSHNSTAQESEKSGSSSVLPNNNTAAVAAPVASLSAQTPSSSASLPAAAQTSVQPPDQTIDKALVQQTQPCVTKHALSAGGISRHNSLPVEEPCISAVSMVTDMPCCAIVPPVSLDVNAADKGANVGLVSTQTNQSNHKASPTGELPPQLSTHQPVVLQQPYATPMQPGTVTSQPQSPAHQPSQSSQSSSHQQQGGAPGESDGEGPRRVEFVDRTIKTLDEKLRNLLYQEHTLSQPSSATSDPQASSTEGVSSPPVSDGQSSEGALAKNKGEPLPQILERTGSVGASDSVESATKGRDVTTSSSHGSKSRFQIIPTPPDVICRLEKGGKKSCSTCSSPAPSSGSGGSYSQSVDRKERGTAAVCKSSVPEDEDNSGESKHPSSNRYSAPANLCQATPTSSPESTPHHIPRAQTIDSSTHHRYHHSLHLYSDSADEDSSSIALPPAHPAPPAHTMSEHSGGDLMKRAVAFLRRSGRSKSEQASDCPNRQVVAMNGHAPSPPAGHAHSSYISSDNDSEFEDADMRKELQKLREKHMKEISELQAFQRNEIERLYKELGKTLPPNVSLLHAAPPTGRRRRASKHKLKAGKLLNPMVQQLKNNLNTSSVERKGESAASSSGSPAKSSVLSDGSAHSSGSSSSGSQPSATTEQVHTQQPCSLKGSFSSDNIYAGLHGDGTANQAGPGQGSTLKRLCLGKERSSRSSLNTAAAQTALGQTQPPLTAATPSPSPQPITRLAQVQTNNSNNKRGMFTDDLHKLVDDWTKETVSAANQPRPSLNQMKQQRRQQDLEVRAPPMGAVTHEMKCHVGPSKFHLPLSCPLTAALGPGLPATLSPNSSSMLPPGYLLPSGSYGRMAPGPLYPQQWPGMRSPVGSVVPVGLLGAARMMPYGTMTNPGIQAYPLAMHSPENGPSPKTTRTT; from the exons GATCGTAAGTTGTCAAAAGTGGAACGTCAGCGCTttaaagaggaggcagagatgcTGAAGGGTCTTCAGCATCCCAACATTGTCCGTTTCTATGACTTCTGGGAGTCGCCTCTTAAAGGAAAGAAGTGCATTGTTTTAGTAACGGAGCTCATGACCTCAGGAACGCTAAAGAC CTATTTGAAGCGTTTCAAGGTAATGAAACCCAAGGTGCTGAGGAGCTGGTGCAGACAGATCCTAAAAGGCCTCCACTTTCTCCACACCAGGACGCCTCCCATCATCCACAGAGACCTCAAATGTGATAACATCTTTATTACTGGACCTACAGGGTCAGTGAAGATAGGGGACTTAGGGCTGGCAACACTCAAGGCTGCTTCCTTTGCTAAGAGCGTCATAG GCACTCCGGAGTTCATGGCTCCAGAGATGTATGAGGAGCACTACGATGAGGCCGTGGATGTCTACGCCTTTGGCATGTGTATGCTAGAAATGGCCACCTCTGAATATCCCTACTCCGAGTGTCAGAACGCTGCTCAGATTTACAGAAAAGTCACAAGT GGAGTGAAGCCGGCCAGCTACAACAAGGTCATGGATCCGGAAATCAAGGAGATCATTGGGGAGTGCATCTGCCAAAAGAAAGAGGAACG GTACACCATCAAGGATCTGTTGAACCACGCTTTCTTTGCCGAGGACACCGGTGTCAGGGTGGAGCTAGCCGAGGAGGACGATGGGCAAAAGGCCTCAATAGCCCTCAAACTGTGGGTGGAGGATCATAAGAAGTTAAAAGGGAAGTACAAGGAGACTGGAGCCATTGAGTTCACATTTGACCTGGAGAAGGAGGTCCCTGAAGTTGTGGCGCAAGAAATG gTGGAGTCTGGCTTCTTCCACGAGAGTGATGCGAAGACTGTGGGGAAGTCGCTCAGAGACCGCGTGGCCCTGATCAaatggagaagagagaggacggCGTCTGCTGCGTTGGTTCGGGGTGATGGAGGACAGAGGATCCAGGTGACAGCGTCTCAGGGCATGTCTGCCGGGGCTCCGCATGTAGGACAGCCCCTTTTGCTGGAACCAGAAGAGCCAGAGGCAGACCAGCACAACAGGCTACATAACCTACCAGCCAGTGCCACCTCAGTGACAT cagaCGGCACTCTTGACAGTGGCATGGGCTCCACTGTGTACTCAGACTCCCACAGCAGCCAACAGAGTGTCCTCTACCAGTCCCTGCTGGAGCCTATTACTATGGCAACACAGCAG TGCCAGAGCAGTAGCCGTTTTCTGACAAATCGACCTCACTCCTGTGAAAAGGGTGAAGTGTTGGGGGCAACTCTGAGCCCAGAGTTCAGGACGCAACAGGGAGCTGCAGGCAGAAGGGGAAGTGCCCCTGCAATGGACTTTCAAAGGGCAAACTACATTTCTCAGCTCCATGCCCTCATTCAGCATCAGAGATCAATCAGTCCCATCACTATGCTACGAGAGAACCCATCCGAACTCGGTCCCACTGAGCTTCACTCTGGGGTTGAAGATAGTTTGTCCCCCGGACGATCTTCCCCACTGCCGCAACTCTCCCCTGTTACTTCACCTTCGACTCAGGTGGGATCTCCGGGCCGGAGAGGAAGTGCCCCTGCGATGGACATTCAAAGGGCAAATTACATTTCTCAGCTCCATGCCCTCATTCAGCACCAGAGATCAATCAGTCCCATCACTATGCTACGAGAGAACCCATCTGAACTCAGTCCCAGTGAGCTTCACTCAGGGGTTGAAGATAGTTTGTCCCCCGGACGATCTTCCCCACTGCCGCAAGTCTCCCCTGTTACTTCACCTTCAACTCAGGTGGGATCTCCGAGCCGGAGGGGAAGTGCCCCTGCGATGGACATTCAAAGGGCAAACAAGATTGCTCAACTCCATGCCCTCATTCAACGTCAGAGATCAATCAGTCCCATCTCCACCGTACAAGAACACCTGTCTGAACTCAGTCCCACTGAGCTTCACTCAGAGTTTGAAGGTGGTTGTTCCTCCCCACGTAGTCTGCCATTGCTACAAGTCTCTCCTGTCACTTCCCCATCTGCTCAGTCACATTCTGCAGGCCGGAGGGGAAGTGCCCCTGCAATGGACATTCAAAGGGCAGACCAGATTGCTCTTCTCCATGCCCTTAGTCAGCATCAGAGATCAAACAGTCCCATCCCCACTGTACAAGAGAGCTTGTCTAACGTCAGTCCCACTGAGCTTCCTTCGGAGGTTAAAGATGGTGTTTCCTGCCAGAGTGGTCTGCCACTAGTGCAAGTCTCCCCTGTCACTTCACCTTCTGAGTATCGCCGCCGTAGTGATACTTGCATCAGATCACCATCAGCAGCCAGCAGTGAGAACATAACACTGCCAGTGCCAAATGGACGCAATGGACGCAGACACTCTGACATTAGTGGTCTCCTTAGTCATAACCACTTAACAATGCACAGCCCTGGGTGCCAGGCCTGCCTTGCTTTACTTCAGTGGAAGTCAAGACCTCACCTCAGTTCATGTGACTGTAAACACCTTCCACCCTCTGGTAGATCAATGAGCACCTCTGGCTATGGACAGTCAAAGAGTTCAAATGATTGTTCAAATTTTCTAGCACTGCAACAGTCCTTGTTCAATATAATTGGACGCAAAACAGGGTTTTGTCACACTTCACCCACCCAAGCCCCCCTGGTGCATCCCTTAGCTGCCCGCAGGCCTGCTTGCAGTGATGGAGGCGCAAGGGGTCATCTCCAGTGTGGCAGTTTGGTTGGAGAACAAGAATCACCAAAGGAACGTGAGAACAGATACTTTGCCAGAGAGCAGCAAGATACCAGGGCTCTGGGAGTG ACTAGCTCAACAGGTCACCAGAATCAACCGTCTGTGCAGGGCCTTCCCTCTTCCAGCACACCAGTGCACACACCACCACAGTACGTTCAGCCTGGACACAGCTACGCTGCATATACTGGTCAACCCCGCTCTGCATCTCCGGCTCCAGCCAGCCTATGTTCGATCAATATCCAGCATGCTGCCAGTGCTGCTAGTTACACACCTCAAAGTGTTCAACAACCCCAAGCTGTAGTAAATATTGCAACATCAGCTGTGCCGCAACATGTTAAACAGAGCTACCAAGCACCAGGCCACCCACAGCAACAGGCAACAGCAGTAAGCTCTTTGACTTTCCCCTTGCCAGTCCAACAAACCTCTCAGAACACCGTGGCACCTACTCAACAACAGGTTCAGTCTGCATCAGCATATCCTGCGTCAGTTCAACAACAGACTGCAACAAGCCTCCTGCCAGCACAACAGCCAGCACAAAGTTGCCCTCTTGTATCTGTGGCCGCAGGTATGGCAGCCACAGTCCAGTGTCAACCTGCACAAGCTCCCAGCGCACTGCAGAAGGTTCAAGTCAGCCTGCCTGGTCAGCAGCTTGGTCAGAGCTCCTCCACACCAGCACTTTACGGTCAGCAAATACCCATTCATCAAGAACACCAACAGCCAATACCACACAATCCTCAATCCAGtgtacaacaaacacaacattccGGGCAGGTTTATATTCAGCCTCAACTTCTGCATAGTCAAGAAACTATGCATACCACAAACCAAAAGGTGGCACAGCCTGCCCTTCCATCTCAAAGTCTTCAGTGTACTCCACAGCAACAAGTGCATGTCGCAGGTCTGCAGCATCACGGACAAACAGCCATGCAGACAGCAGTTCTGCAACAGATCCAGGATGTATCTCATTCTCAGCCTCACCCTACACCAACTCCAGTTGTGCAGGTTGCAGCTTACTCTGCTGATGTAGCCCCTCAGTGCTATGCACCCTCTCTCCTCCAACAGACTGCTGCAGGTCAGGGCCACGGCCTGCCTGCACAGTCTATTGCTGCTCCACAGAATTACGGAGTAGTGGCTCCTCACAGCCTTTCAACCTCTTCCCGACAAAGTCCGGCTGCTCTTGGTACGCAACAG AGTGTCCCTGCTAATCAGAGCATTTTACAGTTTGGACAAGATGGACCGGAACATGGACATAGTCTCTGCCAATCAGCTTCAAATGTGCCAGCTCAGACACTTCCTCCTCAGCAACCAATGGCTCAGACTACTGTCCACCAACAACTTCAACCTCTGCAGATTTCAACATCACTCCCACCACCACACCCATCCCAG TATCCCACAGTCCAGGTGATGGCAGCTGTGACTGACTGTGAATCCTCCTACCCTCTCTCCTGCACTGCTCCTCTCCCTTCAATTTCCTCTTCGCTTAATCAGATTTTCCTCTCTCCTTGCCCTGTAACCCCCTCTGTATcgcccctctctcctctgcacaTTGAAAGCACATTAGTTTCACCCAACCCAGTGTCCCTCATGCCTTCCCCATCACCTGTGCTGAGTAAAGTAGAACCCACATCCCCACAGCACCAACCCatcactgctctgctgcagagcGCTAGATCTGAGACTCCTCATACACAACCTGCATTTATGTCGGCACTAACCACCCACcccttacacacacaaactgcccCATGCCAGAACACACACCCTCCCTCAAATGGCAGCACTCAGCTTCTGATACAG AACGTTCCTCTTCAAGCCCAGGTCAGTCAGCCTGAGCTCCTCTATGCTCAGCCGGTCCAGCATGCTCAGCTCACACAACCTGCAGTGTTTTCCTCACCTGTGCAGAACGGGGCAGACCTGGGCACAGCCACCACAGCAGCTCTGCTGGAGAACATGAGCCAGTGCCAAGTGCCTCCACAGGCCCAGCACCAGAGTCAGGTTCAAAGCCAAGTTcctgtgctgcagtcctctgactcTCAGAGAGCAGCATCTGGGTCCGGTACCGGTTTGACTCAACAGAAACCGCTCGGTACTGTCACAGGAGCTGCAGTTCAGGGTCCAACTGAGATTAACATGGAG GACcaagctgcagagaaacataCTGGAGGACAGAGCTATGACAG TATCAACTCTGACGCCACATCAGGGAAGGAGATGAGCGACGGCTACGAGGGGACGCATGGAGGAAAAGGTGACGGGAAAGTTCGTAAACATCACCGCAGGTCCACGCGCACCCGTTCACGCCAAGAGAAGATTGGCAGACCAAAGCTCAGCATGCTCAAT GTGTGTAACACCGGGGATAAGATGGTGGAGTGCCAGCTGGAAACTCACAACCATAAAATGGTCACTTTCAAATTTGACCTGGATGGAGATGCGCCAGAGGAGATCGCTACATACATG GTGGAGAACGATTTCATTCTGCCTCTGGAAAAAGAGGTCTTCATTGAACAGCTGAAGGACATCGTGGACAAAGCTGAGGACATGCTGAGTGAGGAcacggagggagagaggaacTCGGACCATGGATGCAGCCCCAAACTGTGTGACGGAGCCGGCTCTCTGGGAACAGAG GCTTCAGCACCCAGTACCCCACAGCTAGTGTACCAACAAAATG TCCTTCACACTGGGAAGCGCTGGTTTATCATCTGCCCTGTGGACGAGACGCCCATGttagacaaagagaaaactaCATCACACAATTCTACAGCCCAAG AATCTGAAAAGTCTGGCTCATCGTCAGTCCTgcccaacaacaacacagctgcGGTAGCTGCCCCAGTTGCTTCTTTATCCGCGCAAACCCCATCTTCCTCCGCCTCTCTGCCCGCTGCAGCTCAGACCTCTGTGCAGCCTCCTGACCAAACCATTGACAAAGCCCTGGTCCAGCAGACCCAGCCCTGTGTAACTAAACATGCCCTTAGTGCCGGTGGTATAAGCCGTCACAACTCTCTTCCTGTGGAAGAGCCTTGCATCTCTGCTGTCTCTATGGTAACAGATATGCCGTGCTGTGCTATTGTACCACCTGTCTCTCTGGATGTGAATGCCGCTGATAAAGGAGCAAATGTTGGTTTAGTTTCGACTCAAACCAACCAGTCGAATCATAAGGCCAGCCCTACTGGAGAACTACCCCCCCAGCTTTCTACTCATCAACCTGTGGTCCTGCAACAGCCCTACGCTACACCGATGCAGCCTGGGACAGTGACCTCCCAGCCCCAGAGTCCAGCACATCAGCCCTCACAGAGCTCCCAATCTTctagccaccagcagcaggGTGGGGCGCCAGGAGAGTCAGACGGCGAGGGGCCACGCCGGGTGGAGTTTGTTGACCGCACCATAAAGACTTTAGATGAGAAGCTGAGGAACCTGCTGTATCAGGAACACACTCTCTCCCAGCCCTCCAGCGCTACGTCCGACCCACAGGCCTCCAGCACAGAAGGGGTCAGCTCCCCTCCGGTCTCAGACGGCCAGAGCTCTGAGGGAGCACTCGCAAAGAACAAGGGAGAACCACTG CCTCAGATTCTTGAGCGCACAGGTAGCGTGGGTGCAAGTGACTCCGTAGAGTCAG CCACTAAAGGAAGAGATGTGACCACCAGCTCCAGTCATGGCTCCAAAAGCCGTTTTCAA ATCATCCCCACTCCACCGGATGTCATTTGTCGTTTAGAGAAAGGAGGCAAGAAGAGCTGCAGCACCTGCAGCTCCCcagcgccctctagtggctCAGGGGGGTCTTACAGTCAGAGTGTAGACAGGAAAGAGAGGGGCACTGCTGCTGTATGCAAGTCCTCTGTTCCAGAGGACGAGGACAATTCGGGAGAATCCAAACATCCTAGTAGTAACCGTTACTCCGCCCCAGCAAACCTCTGCCAGGCCACCCCCACTTCCAGTCCTGAATCAACCCCACACCATATCCCCCGGGCCCAGACCATTGACAGTTCGACCCATCACCGCTATCACCACTCATTGCACCTCTACTCTGACTCAGCAGAtgaggacagcagcagcatagCTCTGCCTCCGGCTCATCCTGCGCCCCCAGCTCATACCATGTCCGAGCACAGTGGAGGTGACCTCATGAAGAGGGCAGTCGCCTTCCTGCGCCGCTCCGGTCGGAGCAAAAGTGAGCAGGCCTCCGATTGCCCAAACCGACAGGTTGTTGCAATGAACGGTCACGCTCCCTCACCTCCCGCAGGACATGCCCACTCATCCTACATCAGCAGCGACAATGACTCAGAGTTTGAGGACGCAGATATGAGGAAGGAACTCCAGAAACTCAGAGAAAA ACACATGAAGGAGATCTCTGAGCTGCAGGCGTTCCAGAGGAATGAGATCGAGCGTTTGTACAAGGAGCTGGGAAAAACTCTGCCCCCAAATGTCAGCCTGCTTCATGCTGCACCCCCGACCGGCCGCAGGCGCAGGGCCAGCAAACACAAGCTGAAAGCTGGGAAACTGCTCAATCCTATGGtgcagcagctcaaaaacaatcTCAACACCTCTAGCGTTGAGAGGAAAG GTGAGAGTGCTGCCAGTTCATCCGGCTCCCCGGCTAAAAGTTCTGTTCTGTCAGATGGCTCAGCCCACTCCAGCGGCAGCTCCAGCTCCGGCAGTCAGCCCAGCGCCACCACAGAGCAGGTCCACACCCAGCAGCCCTGCTCGCTGAAGGGCTCTTTCTCCTCAGACAACATCTACGCCGGGCTACATGGTGACGGCACGGCTAACCAAGCCGGCCCTGGTCAAG GGTCCACTCTGAAACGACTATGTCTAGGCAAAGAGCGCAGTAGTA GGTCCTCTCTTAACACCGCCGCAGCTCAGACGGCCCTGGGTCAGACGCAGCCGCCTCTCACTGCAGCAACGCCCTCACCCTCtcctcagccaatcacacggctCGCTCAGGTCCAgaccaacaacagcaacaacaagagAGGCATGTTTACTGATGATCTTCACAAACTGGTAGACGACTGGACGAAGGAGACGGTGTCGGCGGCCAATCAGCCGCGTCCCTCGCTGAACcagatgaagcagcagagacGCCAGCAGGACCTGGAAGTGAGAGCACCACCAATGGGAGCAGTTACACATGAG ATGAAATGCCATGTTGGTCCCAGCAAGTTCCATCTGCCTCTTTCATGCCCCCTGACTGCTGCTTTAGGCCCTGGTTTACCTGCAACTCTATCTCCAAACTCCTCTTCGATGCTCCCTCCGGGTTACCTGCTACCATCAGGCTCCTATGGTCGGATGGCACCTGGTCCGCTTTACCCCCAGCAGTGGCCAGGCATGCGTAGTCCTGTAGGGTCCGTGGTTCCTGTAGGCCTGCTTGGTGCTGCGAGAATGATGCCCTATGGCACAATGACAAACCCAGGGATCCAAGCCTACCCCCTGGCCATGCACAGCCCTGAGAATGGCCCCTCTCCAAAAACTACTAGGACTACCTGA